One stretch of Schlesneria sp. DSM 10557 DNA includes these proteins:
- a CDS encoding SGNH/GDSL hydrolase family protein, translating to MLIRWVIFLFAGGDAGRFAVIATGSLVLMLLLPRKLPQLRPKVVGALFVMGGVFTLCSPPPLSAGYMIVSALWLTIIVWSLRTCGDAGTASPEAGLPNSPRGLRRTILLLGSQIWLLSGIMPEIPHLVFPPPPMEINKLLVIGDSVTAGLNDGEDTWPRKLARESSVTVHDASQPGATLKSARTQNEQLANEDGLVVLEIGGNDMLEGFPVETFERDLDQLLTEVNRSGRSIVMLELPLPPFSGGYGLAQRRQAQRHRVSLIPKRQFTSILTTRGATVDGIHLSNRGQALLCGWIRSLFGDQLKSGSGSYHRHESRHRGPVKAD from the coding sequence GTGCTAATCCGGTGGGTGATCTTCCTCTTCGCCGGAGGAGACGCTGGTCGATTCGCCGTCATTGCAACCGGTTCGCTGGTGCTCATGCTGTTATTGCCACGAAAGCTGCCCCAACTACGCCCAAAAGTAGTCGGGGCTCTTTTCGTGATGGGGGGTGTATTTACCCTTTGCAGCCCCCCACCTCTCTCTGCGGGTTACATGATCGTGTCGGCGCTGTGGCTGACAATCATCGTGTGGTCGTTAAGAACTTGCGGAGACGCGGGCACTGCTTCGCCGGAAGCAGGTCTTCCGAATTCCCCTCGCGGATTGCGGCGAACGATCCTGCTGCTCGGATCGCAGATCTGGCTGCTGAGCGGGATCATGCCTGAAATTCCACACCTCGTCTTTCCTCCACCTCCGATGGAGATCAACAAGCTATTGGTTATCGGTGACTCAGTGACGGCAGGCCTGAATGATGGCGAAGATACCTGGCCACGAAAGCTTGCTCGAGAATCCAGCGTGACGGTTCATGACGCGTCGCAGCCCGGAGCGACATTGAAGTCTGCTCGAACGCAGAATGAGCAACTCGCCAACGAAGACGGGCTTGTCGTACTCGAAATTGGCGGCAATGACATGCTGGAAGGATTTCCCGTCGAGACCTTTGAACGGGACCTGGATCAGCTACTAACGGAAGTGAACCGCTCCGGACGATCGATCGTCATGCTCGAGCTGCCGCTGCCCCCATTCTCGGGCGGTTATGGTCTCGCCCAGCGACGGCAAGCGCAACGACATCGCGTTTCGCTCATCCCGAAACGGCAGTTCACCAGCATTCTGACCACTCGGGGGGCGACAGTGGACGGCATTCACCTTTCGAATCGAGGCCAGGCACTTCTCTGCGGGTGGATCCGGTCCCTGTTTGGCGATCAGCTCAAATCGGGATCCGGCTCTTATCACCGTCATGAGTCGCGGCACAGAGGCCCGGTGAAGGCAGACTGA
- a CDS encoding 6-phosphofructokinase yields the protein MKVGLLTGGGDCPGLNPVIRGVVRSIHNAGGECVGFINGWKGAINGDTMPLTIENTDDIIWKGGTILGSSRTNPYKEKDRDVPKLLETYKKVGLDALVAIGGDDTLGVASKLYADYKLNTVGCPKTIDNDLSCTDVTFGFDTAINIAVEAVERVRTTVESHRRIGVVETMGRHAGWIACEVAMAVGADYVLLPEVPVNIDEMCELLKKRRAAGKQWGMIIVSEGAKLLGAETVTRSASVDAFGHEQLGGIGQRVAQLITEKTGIETREVVLGHIQRGGSPTAFDRVLGTRLGLGAGRLVQEKKFGRMVALAGTSIIDVALADAVGQMKKVSQDWIDDVYAFSK from the coding sequence ATGAAGGTTGGTCTCTTGACTGGCGGGGGCGACTGCCCAGGATTGAACCCGGTCATTCGCGGTGTCGTTCGTTCGATCCACAATGCTGGCGGCGAATGCGTCGGTTTCATCAATGGATGGAAGGGCGCCATTAACGGCGACACGATGCCCCTCACCATCGAAAATACCGATGACATCATTTGGAAGGGCGGGACCATTCTCGGTTCGTCCCGAACCAACCCCTACAAAGAGAAGGATCGCGACGTCCCCAAGCTGCTCGAAACCTACAAGAAAGTGGGTCTGGATGCGCTGGTCGCGATCGGCGGTGATGATACCCTCGGCGTGGCCAGTAAACTTTACGCTGACTACAAGTTGAACACCGTCGGCTGCCCCAAGACCATTGACAACGACCTCAGCTGCACCGATGTCACGTTCGGTTTTGACACGGCAATCAACATCGCCGTGGAAGCGGTGGAACGCGTCCGCACCACGGTCGAATCACATCGCCGGATCGGTGTTGTTGAGACGATGGGACGTCACGCCGGCTGGATCGCCTGCGAAGTAGCGATGGCCGTCGGGGCTGACTACGTCCTGCTTCCCGAAGTCCCCGTCAACATCGACGAGATGTGCGAACTGCTGAAGAAACGCCGCGCCGCTGGCAAACAGTGGGGTATGATCATCGTCAGCGAAGGAGCCAAGTTGCTCGGCGCAGAGACGGTTACCCGTAGTGCGAGTGTCGATGCCTTCGGTCACGAGCAATTGGGTGGTATCGGACAACGCGTCGCGCAGCTCATCACTGAGAAAACCGGAATCGAAACTCGCGAAGTCGTGCTGGGCCATATCCAGCGCGGTGGGTCCCCCACAGCGTTTGACCGCGTTCTGGGAACTCGCTTGGGACTCGGAGCAGGTCGACTGGTCCAGGAAAAGAAGTTCGGCCGAATGGTCGCTCTCGCAGGAACCAGCATCATCGACGTTGCGCTTGCTGATGCTGTCGGCCAGATGAAGAAAGTCAGCCAGGACTGGATCGACGACGTCTACGCCTTCAGTAAGTAA
- the accC gene encoding acetyl-CoA carboxylase biotin carboxylase subunit: protein MFQRILVANRGEIALRVFRACREMGIETVAVCSAADRGADYLKAANESICIGPAAANQSYLVIKNIIAAAEIGNVQAIHPGYGFLSENEHFAEVCRECKIEFIGPSADAMSKLGDKVTAKEIAKQAQVNLVPGSNGLITSEAEALVIAERIGYPVLIKATAGGGGKGMRVARNDISLKAGLKAAAMEAEKAFNNAGVYLEKYIENPRHVEVQIIADTHGEVVHLWERDCSSQRRHQKLIEESPAPNLPLSVREDICKAAVRLIQAAKYTNAGTVEFIVDKNNQFYFIEVNARIQVEHPVTEMVTGIDLIQQQIRVASGEALPWKQRAIPCQGAAIEVRINAEDPDNDFRPSPGKITKLRVPGGHGVRWDSHIHEGYVVGPYYDSMIGKLIVHKPTRPEAIACMKRCLDEFVVEGIKTTIPLLKRILNHTAFVEGKMDTTFIEQNLLVKSS from the coding sequence ATGTTCCAGCGTATCCTGGTCGCCAATCGCGGCGAAATCGCTTTGCGAGTCTTTCGAGCCTGTCGTGAGATGGGTATTGAAACTGTTGCCGTATGTAGTGCGGCCGATCGCGGCGCCGACTATCTCAAGGCAGCCAACGAGTCGATCTGTATCGGTCCCGCTGCCGCTAACCAGAGCTATCTGGTCATCAAGAATATCATCGCAGCGGCCGAGATCGGCAATGTCCAGGCAATCCATCCTGGATATGGCTTTCTCTCTGAGAACGAACACTTCGCCGAAGTCTGCCGCGAGTGCAAAATCGAATTCATTGGCCCCTCGGCCGATGCCATGTCGAAGCTCGGCGACAAGGTCACGGCAAAAGAAATCGCCAAACAGGCTCAGGTGAACCTGGTCCCCGGCAGCAACGGCCTGATCACCAGTGAAGCCGAAGCCCTGGTGATCGCCGAACGGATCGGCTATCCGGTCCTGATCAAAGCGACCGCCGGCGGTGGTGGCAAAGGGATGCGCGTTGCCCGCAACGACATCTCGCTGAAGGCGGGACTGAAGGCCGCCGCGATGGAAGCGGAAAAGGCCTTCAACAATGCCGGGGTCTACCTCGAAAAGTACATCGAGAACCCACGCCACGTTGAAGTACAGATCATTGCCGACACACACGGCGAAGTCGTTCACCTCTGGGAACGCGACTGTTCTTCCCAGCGACGACACCAGAAGCTGATCGAGGAATCTCCCGCCCCAAATCTTCCTCTTTCGGTTCGTGAAGATATCTGCAAGGCGGCTGTCCGACTGATTCAGGCGGCCAAGTACACGAACGCGGGTACCGTCGAATTCATCGTCGACAAGAACAACCAGTTCTACTTCATCGAAGTCAACGCACGAATTCAGGTCGAGCACCCTGTGACCGAAATGGTCACGGGAATTGACCTGATCCAGCAGCAGATTCGCGTCGCTTCAGGCGAAGCGCTTCCCTGGAAACAGCGGGCCATTCCCTGCCAGGGTGCCGCCATCGAAGTCCGAATCAACGCAGAAGACCCCGACAACGATTTCCGTCCGTCCCCCGGAAAGATCACGAAATTGCGTGTTCCCGGAGGACATGGTGTCCGCTGGGATTCGCATATCCATGAAGGCTATGTTGTCGGACCGTACTACGATTCCATGATCGGGAAACTGATCGTCCACAAACCGACGCGCCCGGAAGCCATCGCCTGCATGAAGCGATGTCTGGACGAATTCGTTGTGGAAGGGATCAAGACGACAATTCCGCTTCTCAAACGAATCCTGAACCATACTGCCTTCGTCGAAGGCAAAATGGATACGACATTTATTGAACAGAACCTGCTCGTAAAATCGAGCTGA
- the accB gene encoding acetyl-CoA carboxylase biotin carboxyl carrier protein, producing the protein MAEPQSSGNAPFDLEKLQQLVEMMEKHGLSEVHLRRGDEQWRLRRGAKEVLQTVPQPSVQYLPPPPPAAAAAPAVQASAPAAPAAADANAGGLSIKSPTIGTFYSSPSPTDPPFVSVGTVVTPETVVCTIEQMKVFNQIQAGVSGTITAVLVQNGDAVEFDTPLFRYKS; encoded by the coding sequence ATGGCTGAACCACAGTCCTCCGGGAATGCTCCGTTTGATCTCGAAAAGCTGCAACAGCTCGTTGAGATGATGGAAAAGCACGGGCTGAGCGAAGTTCATTTGCGCCGCGGCGATGAACAGTGGCGGTTACGACGTGGGGCGAAGGAAGTCTTGCAGACGGTGCCTCAGCCCTCTGTCCAATACCTGCCGCCACCGCCTCCAGCAGCGGCCGCCGCTCCGGCAGTGCAGGCATCTGCGCCGGCAGCTCCAGCTGCGGCAGACGCTAACGCTGGCGGCCTCTCGATCAAGAGTCCGACCATCGGTACGTTCTATTCGTCCCCCTCGCCCACGGATCCCCCCTTCGTCAGCGTGGGAACCGTGGTCACACCTGAGACCGTCGTCTGCACGATTGAGCAGATGAAGGTCTTCAATCAGATTCAGGCTGGGGTCAGCGGGACGATTACAGCAGTGCTCGTCCAGAATGGCGACGCTGTTGAATTCGATACACCGCTGTTCCGTTACAAGAGTTGA
- a CDS encoding M24 family metallopeptidase, which yields MTNDRHSSRRQKLIQAIRKGGIAGLLVSNSKNVSYLTGFTGEDSYLLIGPTNVQIFSDSRFETQLQMECPGVPAMIRNSKTTMIEFLAQELIKHKLPNLGIEATSMTVDVRDNLADKLGSVTLVAKTGLVEELRQIKDAGEIEELRLAVDQAERGFSIMKSMLMPTMTERQAAHDLEHGMRRFGALKAAFEPIIAVGDHGALPHYRAGLRRFEESTFVLCDWGAVSPQGYHSDLTRVWSTGKVPPKLLRIYGVVLNAQQAAIAAIRPGVKCQDVDRVARAVIEEAGYAKYFGHGLGHGIGLDIHEGPRLSPISSEVLKPGMVVTVEPGIYLPGIGGVRIEDDVVVTRDGYEVITSVSRELGG from the coding sequence ATGACGAACGACCGGCATTCCAGCCGCCGCCAGAAATTGATTCAGGCCATCCGCAAGGGGGGTATCGCTGGTCTGCTGGTGTCCAACTCCAAGAACGTCTCGTACCTGACCGGATTCACGGGTGAGGACTCGTATCTGCTGATTGGCCCGACAAACGTCCAGATCTTCAGCGACAGTCGCTTCGAGACCCAGCTCCAGATGGAATGCCCAGGCGTTCCCGCGATGATTCGGAATTCGAAGACAACGATGATCGAATTCCTGGCTCAGGAACTGATCAAGCACAAGCTTCCCAATCTGGGCATCGAAGCAACATCGATGACGGTCGATGTGAGGGACAACCTGGCCGACAAACTCGGATCAGTGACGCTGGTGGCGAAGACCGGGCTTGTCGAAGAATTGCGTCAAATTAAGGATGCGGGCGAGATCGAAGAGCTGCGACTGGCTGTTGATCAGGCCGAACGAGGCTTCTCGATCATGAAGTCGATGCTGATGCCAACCATGACCGAACGCCAGGCCGCACACGACCTCGAACATGGGATGAGACGGTTCGGAGCTCTCAAAGCGGCCTTCGAACCGATCATTGCCGTGGGTGATCACGGCGCACTTCCACACTATCGGGCTGGACTGCGACGATTTGAAGAGTCTACATTTGTGCTTTGTGACTGGGGTGCGGTCAGCCCCCAGGGCTATCACAGTGACTTGACGCGAGTTTGGAGCACCGGTAAAGTCCCGCCCAAACTCCTCAGGATATATGGAGTTGTGTTAAACGCACAGCAAGCGGCGATTGCTGCCATTCGTCCCGGTGTCAAATGCCAGGACGTTGACAGGGTTGCCCGTGCGGTGATCGAGGAAGCAGGATACGCGAAATACTTTGGTCATGGACTGGGACATGGTATCGGGCTGGACATCCATGAAGGCCCTCGACTGAGTCCCATTTCCAGCGAAGTTTTAAAGCCTGGTATGGTAGTCACCGTCGAACCTGGAATATACCTTCCCGGTATTGGTGGTGTTCGAATCGAAGATGATGTGGTGGTAACGCGAGACGGGTACGAAGTCATAACGTCCGTCTCTCGTGAGTTGGGGGGTTGA
- a CDS encoding MMPL family transporter, which produces MSDRLSREEKIFSVLGEFVVRAWPAVLIAWVAAVVCATIAAPPLERVAQTEEFAFLPADSPSHLSEQLFRTAFPDGYTPSRIVVIATRETGITPEDEDFLDDSVDEAEHPVTHPDRKFELYEQLLHLQQEQENPEHDEAKIISGIRTFRDPNAGELLKSDDGKARLILVDLTTEFMDGRNRTPVGKIEAILKSEEFAKAIPEGLTVQLSGEATVGRDMINAAKDSAKATEWLTFILVLILLGAIYRSPALAFIPLVTVVVAVQLSMSLLILLASHQWVILFQGIESYVAVLMYGSGVDYCLFLIARYKEEIDAGVSYDEAVSNSVTKVGAAIAASAGTVICGIGMMIFAKFGKFRDAGVAISFGLTIVLVASLTFTPALLRLTGKWAFWPQLRTERVSGGWISSTSLWTRLNEIHWLQNTWEIVGRALLKMPMAIWVASMLLMLPFAIVGVLFYSHLSYGLLSDLSVNSPSVQGTEAVRNHFPAGATGSITVLLKNDDVDFTDEATGFAWIDELTEAISTEEKRNELQLADIRTVSRPLGGKEERILDMAAGGRRRVAMQKSLEYYVSSVNHPTHVTRLEMTAELDPFARDSIEQLTRLEQEIKRLLPDELKSKTEILVSGSTASIRDLKSVTDQDQVRIDLLVVVSVFFILVLLLRRVALCTYLILTVLFSYLVALGATYTFFWATDPQFAGLDWKVPMFLFTILIAVGEDYNIFLMTRIDEEQRKHGPVKGVIEALSKTGRIISSCGIIMAGTFASLCAGSLKGMIQLGFALAFGVLLDTFVVRPILVPAYLVLLHSGRFGKFGTWLGGPPVEPAAPVDTPSST; this is translated from the coding sequence TTGTCTGATAGATTGTCGCGAGAAGAGAAGATTTTTTCGGTGTTGGGCGAGTTTGTCGTCCGGGCGTGGCCTGCGGTTCTCATCGCGTGGGTCGCGGCCGTTGTCTGCGCGACGATCGCTGCGCCACCGCTGGAACGCGTCGCCCAGACAGAAGAGTTTGCGTTCCTTCCCGCAGACAGCCCCAGTCATTTGTCCGAACAACTGTTTCGGACGGCTTTCCCCGACGGTTATACGCCCAGCCGGATCGTCGTGATTGCAACCCGCGAAACGGGAATCACGCCAGAGGATGAAGATTTTCTGGACGACTCGGTCGACGAAGCAGAGCATCCGGTAACTCATCCCGACCGTAAGTTTGAACTCTACGAACAGCTACTCCATCTGCAGCAGGAACAGGAGAACCCTGAGCACGACGAGGCCAAAATCATCTCGGGAATTCGGACATTCCGTGATCCGAACGCAGGAGAATTGCTCAAAAGCGACGATGGCAAAGCGCGCCTGATTCTGGTGGACCTCACCACGGAATTCATGGACGGCCGAAACCGGACTCCGGTCGGCAAGATCGAAGCGATCCTGAAAAGCGAGGAATTCGCGAAGGCCATCCCCGAGGGTTTGACGGTCCAATTAAGCGGCGAAGCAACGGTCGGCCGGGACATGATCAACGCAGCCAAGGACAGCGCGAAAGCGACTGAGTGGCTCACTTTCATCCTGGTACTGATTCTGCTTGGTGCCATCTACCGCTCCCCCGCACTCGCTTTTATTCCGCTGGTGACCGTTGTTGTCGCTGTGCAGCTCTCAATGTCGCTGCTGATACTGCTGGCGAGCCACCAGTGGGTCATTCTGTTCCAGGGGATTGAGTCCTACGTTGCCGTGCTGATGTACGGTTCCGGAGTCGATTACTGCCTGTTTCTGATCGCGCGCTACAAAGAAGAAATCGACGCTGGCGTCAGCTATGACGAAGCGGTTTCCAATAGTGTGACCAAGGTCGGCGCCGCCATCGCTGCCAGTGCTGGGACGGTCATCTGCGGCATCGGCATGATGATTTTCGCAAAATTCGGCAAGTTCCGGGACGCAGGGGTCGCCATCTCTTTCGGACTGACCATCGTCCTCGTTGCGTCACTGACGTTTACTCCTGCCCTGCTACGACTCACGGGCAAATGGGCCTTCTGGCCTCAACTGAGGACGGAACGAGTCAGCGGTGGCTGGATCTCGTCGACTTCACTCTGGACGCGATTAAACGAAATTCACTGGCTGCAGAACACCTGGGAAATCGTCGGCCGCGCGTTGCTCAAGATGCCCATGGCCATCTGGGTCGCCAGTATGCTGCTGATGCTTCCGTTCGCGATTGTGGGGGTTCTGTTCTATTCCCACCTGAGTTACGGGCTCCTTTCCGACCTGAGCGTCAATTCCCCCAGCGTCCAGGGAACCGAGGCAGTCCGCAATCACTTCCCGGCGGGGGCAACCGGATCAATTACGGTTCTGCTGAAGAACGACGACGTCGATTTTACGGATGAGGCAACAGGCTTTGCGTGGATCGATGAACTGACCGAAGCGATCTCAACCGAAGAAAAACGAAACGAACTTCAGCTGGCCGATATTCGGACCGTTTCCCGCCCGCTGGGGGGAAAAGAAGAGCGAATCCTCGACATGGCAGCAGGGGGTCGACGACGCGTCGCGATGCAGAAATCGCTGGAGTACTACGTCTCGTCGGTGAACCATCCGACCCACGTCACACGGTTAGAGATGACGGCGGAACTGGATCCATTTGCACGGGACAGCATTGAGCAGCTCACTCGGCTGGAACAAGAGATCAAGCGCCTCCTGCCCGACGAATTGAAGTCGAAGACCGAGATTCTCGTTTCCGGATCGACGGCCAGTATTCGCGACCTGAAATCGGTGACCGACCAGGACCAGGTTCGAATTGATTTACTCGTCGTGGTCAGCGTCTTCTTTATTCTGGTCCTGTTACTGCGGCGCGTCGCACTGTGCACGTATCTGATTCTGACAGTCCTGTTCAGCTATCTGGTCGCGCTGGGGGCCACCTACACCTTCTTCTGGGCAACGGATCCGCAGTTCGCAGGACTGGACTGGAAGGTCCCCATGTTCCTCTTCACAATCCTGATCGCCGTGGGAGAAGACTACAACATCTTCCTGATGACCCGGATTGATGAAGAACAGCGCAAGCATGGACCGGTGAAGGGCGTCATCGAAGCGCTTTCGAAGACCGGAAGAATCATCTCCAGTTGCGGCATTATCATGGCGGGGACGTTTGCATCACTCTGTGCCGGATCGCTCAAAGGGATGATCCAGCTCGGCTTCGCCCTCGCTTTTGGCGTTCTGCTCGACACCTTCGTGGTTCGTCCGATCCTGGTTCCAGCCTATCTGGTCCTGCTACACAGCGGTCGCTTCGGAAAATTCGGCACCTGGCTGGGGGGACCTCCGGTAGAGCCTGCAGCCCCCGTAGACACCCCCTCATCGACGTAA
- a CDS encoding hemolysin family protein → MPWPVELGLIVLLALLNGFFAAAEIAILTARRGRLEQWADEGDRSSSVALGLANDADRFIPTVQVGITLVGTFASAIAGAHLKEPLEGLLARSSMQLIVENKSSLSFTIVVFGVAFLQLILGELVPKRIAFQNAEPIARIVAYPMMILQRITRPAIWFLHATSNLALRILGQKTDQQHTVSVEDIQHLITAGTEAGLLEESEQKVAMEALRLGDRTVTEILRPRVDIDALDVDTPSNEVIGAMAMSGFSRIPVCEGTIDHILGFVYLKDVFLQQYLGRPIDLRRMIRAPLFIPKSITITRLLALFREHKTQLAIVLDEYGGTQGMVTLEDVLEMLVGDIHDEHRHGRDGDSHEPDIVHREDGSLSVDGTCNLHELETALDISRWTDPVPRGVGTISGLVLALLKRPPHIGDVLNWNDLRIEIVDMDGPKIDRLLIQQVSENKNDTSEASDPA, encoded by the coding sequence GTGCCTTGGCCTGTTGAGTTGGGTTTAATCGTACTGCTGGCGTTGTTAAATGGCTTCTTCGCCGCAGCAGAGATTGCGATATTAACGGCGCGTCGAGGGCGACTGGAACAATGGGCGGACGAAGGGGATCGCTCGTCGAGTGTCGCCCTGGGGCTCGCCAACGATGCAGACCGTTTCATCCCGACGGTTCAGGTGGGGATCACCCTGGTCGGCACATTCGCTTCTGCGATTGCCGGCGCTCACCTGAAAGAACCACTGGAAGGACTGCTCGCTCGTTCGTCCATGCAGTTGATCGTCGAGAACAAGTCGAGTCTCTCATTTACCATCGTGGTCTTCGGCGTCGCATTCCTTCAGTTAATCCTGGGCGAACTGGTTCCCAAGCGGATTGCATTCCAAAATGCCGAGCCGATTGCGCGCATCGTGGCCTACCCCATGATGATCTTGCAGCGAATCACGCGACCGGCGATCTGGTTCCTGCATGCAACAAGTAATCTGGCCCTGCGAATCCTGGGTCAGAAAACGGATCAGCAACACACTGTCTCGGTGGAAGATATCCAGCATTTGATCACCGCGGGGACTGAAGCGGGACTATTGGAAGAGTCCGAACAGAAAGTCGCGATGGAAGCGCTCCGTCTGGGGGATCGCACCGTCACGGAAATTCTGAGGCCCCGCGTCGACATCGACGCCCTGGATGTCGATACACCATCCAACGAGGTCATCGGCGCCATGGCCATGTCCGGCTTCTCACGTATCCCGGTCTGCGAAGGAACGATTGATCACATCCTCGGGTTCGTCTATCTCAAGGACGTATTCCTTCAGCAGTATCTCGGTCGGCCAATCGACTTGCGGCGGATGATTCGGGCACCTCTTTTCATACCCAAGTCCATTACGATCACACGGCTTCTGGCCCTGTTTCGTGAACACAAGACCCAGCTCGCAATTGTGCTGGACGAATACGGCGGAACACAGGGAATGGTAACGCTGGAAGATGTGCTCGAAATGCTGGTCGGTGACATTCACGACGAACACCGGCACGGACGTGATGGTGACAGCCACGAGCCGGATATCGTGCATCGTGAGGATGGCAGCCTCTCTGTCGACGGGACCTGCAACCTGCATGAACTGGAAACCGCTCTCGATATTTCCCGCTGGACCGATCCTGTGCCGCGGGGGGTTGGCACGATATCGGGATTGGTTCTGGCTCTGTTAAAACGTCCGCCTCACATCGGTGACGTCTTGAACTGGAACGACTTGCGAATTGAAATTGTGGACATGGATGGACCGAAGATCGATCGGCTGCTGATTCAGCAAGTCTCTGAGAACAAAAACGACACATCCGAAGCCAGCGATCCTGCATGA